From the genome of Synchiropus splendidus isolate RoL2022-P1 chromosome 17, RoL_Sspl_1.0, whole genome shotgun sequence, one region includes:
- the LOC128748897 gene encoding uncharacterized protein LOC128748897 isoform X5, which yields MAINSILILILIPDKWKMATEILTILQPYEEVLAVSPCVVPALWIMRLLGMMSAAHSVIRLGLLNIRSLQSWFSRLNLHPVQDPRRLVKVYPRALRDVRLWNSASNLHRTVSLDCQNTSLQVFTDASLSGWGGHLDQICVSGICSSSEGRQINLLELLEVLVALSPYLSGNHVMVSTFSVKAFCPPPHSDEEHERLNKMCPVRALKA from the exons atggcaatcaattctattctgattctgattctgataccaGATAAGTGGAAAATGGCCACGGAGATTCTCACCATTCTTCAGCCTTATGAAGAG gttctggcggtttcTCCATGTGTGGtgccagccttatggattatgaggctcctgggcatgatgtcagcagcccactccgtcatccgcctgggtctcctgaacattcgaagtctgcagtcatggttcagccggctcaatcttcaccCAGTCCAGGATccgagacggttggtgaaagtgtatccacgagctctgagagatgtgaggttatggaactctgcttcaaacctccatcgcactgtatccttggattgtcaaaacacttctttacaagtctttacagatgcatctctgtcaggctggggaggccacctggatcagatctgcgtcagcgggatctgtagcagttccgaaggtcgtcaaattaacctgctggaactgttggaagtgttggtggctctttctccctatctaagtgggaaccacgttatg gtcagcaccttttcagtaaaggctttctgccctcctccgcATTCAGACGAGGAACATGAGCGTTtaaacaaaatgtgtccggttagagcgctaaaagcttaa
- the LOC128748897 gene encoding uncharacterized protein LOC128748897 isoform X3, protein MAINSILILILIPDKWKMATEILTILQPYEEVLAVSPCVVPALWIMRLLGMMSAAHSVIRLGLLNIRSLQSWFSRLNLHPVQDPRRLVKVYPRALRDVRLWNSASNLHRTVSLDCQNTSLQVFTDASLSGWGGHLDQICVSGICSSSEGRQINLLELLEVLVALSPYLSGNHVMTMWHQKNYLGDHSQMNGVYLRRWQTWSKVSDADQRPLGVPSIEVSASASIRNPEGSPNNRTTPQGQHLFSKGFLPSSAFRRGT, encoded by the exons atggcaatcaattctattctgattctgattctgataccaGATAAGTGGAAAATGGCCACGGAGATTCTCACCATTCTTCAGCCTTATGAAGAG gttctggcggtttcTCCATGTGTGGtgccagccttatggattatgaggctcctgggcatgatgtcagcagcccactccgtcatccgcctgggtctcctgaacattcgaagtctgcagtcatggttcagccggctcaatcttcaccCAGTCCAGGATccgagacggttggtgaaagtgtatccacgagctctgagagatgtgaggttatggaactctgcttcaaacctccatcgcactgtatccttggattgtcaaaacacttctttacaagtctttacagatgcatctctgtcaggctggggaggccacctggatcagatctgcgtcagcgggatctgtagcagttccgaaggtcgtcaaattaacctgctggaactgttggaagtgttggtggctctttctccctatctaagtgggaaccacgttatg acaatgtggcaccagaagaattatctcggagaccactcccagatgaatggagtttatctcaggagatggcaaacatggtCTAAagtgtcagatgcggatcaaaggcccctgggagttccctccatcgaggtcagcgcttctgcaagcatcaggaaccccgagggctcccccaataataggacgacccctcaag gtcagcaccttttcagtaaaggctttctgccctcctccgcATTCAGACGAGGAACATGA
- the LOC128748897 gene encoding uncharacterized protein LOC128748897 isoform X2 produces MHLVPTPDCRLDDSEPAAQVLAVSPCVVPALWIMRLLGMMSAAHSVIRLGLLNIRSLQSWFSRLNLHPVQDPRRLVKVYPRALRDVRLWNSASNLHRTVSLDCQNTSLQVFTDASLSGWGGHLDQICVSGICSSSEGRQINLLELLEVLVALSPYLSGNHVMTMWHQKNYLGDHSQMNGVYLRRWQTWSKVSDADQRPLGVPSIEVSASASIRNPEGSPNNRTTPQGLASPGLTISHLPTDVQLTLQNAKAPSTLRGYNAQWTFFSR; encoded by the exons cccaggttctggcggtttcTCCATGTGTGGtgccagccttatggattatgaggctcctgggcatgatgtcagcagcccactccgtcatccgcctgggtctcctgaacattcgaagtctgcagtcatggttcagccggctcaatcttcaccCAGTCCAGGATccgagacggttggtgaaagtgtatccacgagctctgagagatgtgaggttatggaactctgcttcaaacctccatcgcactgtatccttggattgtcaaaacacttctttacaagtctttacagatgcatctctgtcaggctggggaggccacctggatcagatctgcgtcagcgggatctgtagcagttccgaaggtcgtcaaattaacctgctggaactgttggaagtgttggtggctctttctccctatctaagtgggaaccacgttatg acaatgtggcaccagaagaattatctcggagaccactcccagatgaatggagtttatctcaggagatggcaaacatggtCTAAagtgtcagatgcggatcaaaggcccctgggagttccctccatcgaggtcagcgcttctgcaagcatcaggaaccccgagggctcccccaataataggacgacccctcaaggtttggcttctccagggttaacaattagtcacttgcccactgatgtccaattgactcttcagaacgctaaagcacCGTCAACCCTCAGAGGATACAATGCtcaatggacatttttttcccggtga
- the LOC128748897 gene encoding uncharacterized protein LOC128748897 isoform X1 produces the protein MAINSILILILIPDKWKMATEILTILQPYEEVLAVSPCVVPALWIMRLLGMMSAAHSVIRLGLLNIRSLQSWFSRLNLHPVQDPRRLVKVYPRALRDVRLWNSASNLHRTVSLDCQNTSLQVFTDASLSGWGGHLDQICVSGICSSSEGRQINLLELLEVLVALSPYLSGNHVMTMWHQKNYLGDHSQMNGVYLRRWQTWSKVSDADQRPLGVPSIEVSASASIRNPEGSPNNRTTPQGLASPGLTISHLPTDVQLTLQNAKAPSTLRGYNAQWTFFSR, from the exons atggcaatcaattctattctgattctgattctgataccaGATAAGTGGAAAATGGCCACGGAGATTCTCACCATTCTTCAGCCTTATGAAGAG gttctggcggtttcTCCATGTGTGGtgccagccttatggattatgaggctcctgggcatgatgtcagcagcccactccgtcatccgcctgggtctcctgaacattcgaagtctgcagtcatggttcagccggctcaatcttcaccCAGTCCAGGATccgagacggttggtgaaagtgtatccacgagctctgagagatgtgaggttatggaactctgcttcaaacctccatcgcactgtatccttggattgtcaaaacacttctttacaagtctttacagatgcatctctgtcaggctggggaggccacctggatcagatctgcgtcagcgggatctgtagcagttccgaaggtcgtcaaattaacctgctggaactgttggaagtgttggtggctctttctccctatctaagtgggaaccacgttatg acaatgtggcaccagaagaattatctcggagaccactcccagatgaatggagtttatctcaggagatggcaaacatggtCTAAagtgtcagatgcggatcaaaggcccctgggagttccctccatcgaggtcagcgcttctgcaagcatcaggaaccccgagggctcccccaataataggacgacccctcaaggtttggcttctccagggttaacaattagtcacttgcccactgatgtccaattgactcttcagaacgctaaagcacCGTCAACCCTCAGAGGATACAATGCtcaatggacatttttttcccggtga
- the LOC128748897 gene encoding uncharacterized protein LOC128748897 isoform X4 — protein sequence MKSPGSGGFSMCGASLMDYEAPGHDVSSPLRHPPGSPEHSKSAVMVQPAQSSPSPGSETVGESVSTSSERCWGGHLDQICVSGICSSSEGRQINLLELLEVLVALSPYLSGNHVMTMWHQKNYLGDHSQMNGVYLRRWQTWSKVSDADQRPLGVPSIEVSASASIRNPEGSPNNRTTPQGLASPGLTISHLPTDVQLTLQNAKAPSTLRGYNAQWTFFSR from the exons ATGAAGAG cccaggttctggcggtttcTCCATGTGTGGtgccagccttatggattatgaggctcctgggcatgatgtcagcagcccactccgtcatccgcctgggtctcctgaacattcgaagtctgcagtcatggttcagccggctcaatcttcaccCAGTCCAGGATccgagacggttggtgaaagtgtatccacgagctctgagagat gctggggaggccacctggatcagatctgcgtcagcgggatctgtagcagttccgaaggtcgtcaaattaacctgctggaactgttggaagtgttggtggctctttctccctatctaagtgggaaccacgttatg acaatgtggcaccagaagaattatctcggagaccactcccagatgaatggagtttatctcaggagatggcaaacatggtCTAAagtgtcagatgcggatcaaaggcccctgggagttccctccatcgaggtcagcgcttctgcaagcatcaggaaccccgagggctcccccaataataggacgacccctcaaggtttggcttctccagggttaacaattagtcacttgcccactgatgtccaattgactcttcagaacgctaaagcacCGTCAACCCTCAGAGGATACAATGCtcaatggacatttttttcccggtga